The Arachis ipaensis cultivar K30076 chromosome B03, Araip1.1, whole genome shotgun sequence region CCCTCCACCCAATCAAAATCACCATCACAATCCCCACCGTGAGAAGAACCGTTCTCCGACCCGGAGAACTCAGGCTTCTTGATCTTCTGCTTAACAAGGAGGTACTGGTGGCGCATGTTCTGCACTTTTGTGGACACGTCCTTCCAGGACCACTGCCAAGGGAACGCGACAGGGTCGCGGAGGTGGTGGATCGTGTTGACGTGACAGGCGATTGGCTTGAACTTCTTCTCGCGAGTTCTCATCTTCGCCAGCGTGCCGTCACCGACCATCTCGCCATACTTGTCGATTAGGGTTTTCTCCTCCGCTTCCGTCCATTTCTTCCGTCGAGGAGGAATCATCTCAAACCAATCCCGATTACGGTAACGTTAACGGTCACGGCGGTGAAGTTGGTGTTGGTGATGctgcctccttcttcttcttgttcggcTTCGTCAAGCACCAAAACCTTGTCGTGTATCGATTCTGATTGCATCGAGAACGGGAAAATAGCGCAACTCGCTTGAATTTTGATTGGTTTCGAATTCAGAATTTTAACCTAGCGAATGAACGATTGATTGTCTCTGAAAATGGAGAGGAGCAACATGATGGCGGTGGTGGCTTACCTAGTGGAGCTTCGGAGGAGGAATCCAAATAGAAGGAGCTGGGCGCTGAGTGTGGTAACAACAATGATTTTCGCGGAAAGTTGGATTTTTCCTGAGGAAGTGAAACTAGTTGATGTGGCTAACTGGGGTGGGATTGAAACTCACAAGCACTCGTGTGCAAAGAAAGCAGAAAATTTCCCAGCTAATTTTacttttgctttctttctttttatttttcttttcttcaattttttaaaataaaaaatttaaaaatatttttagaaaattttaaacaacTGTGGGCATGCCGGAGTGGTTATCGGGCATGACTAGAAATCATGTGGGCTCTGCCCGCGCAGGTTCGAATCCTGCTGCTCacgttttatacttttatttatgaattaagattacaATCCATTATTTGTGCCTGTACTATTGCCCATTTGGCCTACAAGAATACGAGttcaatcaaatttttaattttcatatgcAAACATGAAAAGGCAACAAGAATAAACTATAACAGGAACTTCTAAATAGGTTAAAACTTGCAAAGATCATAATCTCATGTTCACCCAGATTATTGTTAGTCTTTTGGCCAAGAATAAAACAAAAGTATCTGTTTCCATAATTTATTTCtacgaaaaagaaaaattattcaaTAGGAAAGACTAGGAGAAACTAAACTGTGGCATGTATCTATCTACAATTTCCAGCTATGCTTCCTGTAATCTTTCAAAGATGATGTATTCTTGGCTTTGCCATTTTTCCATTACAGCTTCATCTTTGAAAGAGCATTTAGCATAACCTTCATCAGATTTTTCTAAAGGGGAAAAGACAACCACTGCCGCACAGCAAGGTTTTAAAAGAAGTCCACCGCCTATATTGCTTCTGAGTCGTTTCTAGTGTGTTCTGGAGTTATGAACACAGGGGGAGGAAGTACCGGTTTCTCTCCCATGTCCTTAGTTTTGTGAAGGAGAAAAGTCCCGGATAAAATCGTGACAAAGCCGCACATCTCAGTGGCGATTTGCGATGCATTTTGCGAGGCCCAGTCCTGCACAGCACAAAAAAGAAACCACCAAAGTAGAGAAGAACTTCATTTGCAAAGTGCCAATACAGATTTTATGTGAAAACAGATCACCAGATTTCAAAGTATAATCTTGGAGTCTTGGTCTTTGAAATACAAATTAGAACCTCATTCTGAACagagtagatttatttttctctatATTCTAACTCTAGCACAGAGTGATCACTGGCTCAACTAATCAAATTCACATAATATGAAAATTCAGTGTGCCTAAATTTAGATGTCCATGTTCTCTAAAAAGTAGCCAGAGAGTACTGATTTATTGTTAATACCATAGGTAGTTATGTTTATCACATTTTCCACCTATGTTTTATCTTTCAATTTTACTTTGGCATGCACTCTGAAGAAGGCATTTTTATTTCCACAAACTACTAGATTTGAAGATAGTATCGCAGCTCTAAATTCTAAACAAAAGTAACAAATGTTTGGAACAAAAAATTCATAAGGGGCACAAAGGTAAAGTCACCTTAAACATGATCATGCTGGCAAAAATGGTAAATGTTGTAAACATGACATAGTAAACTGGTGATACGACAGCAGTGTTGAAAGTGTCCAATGCCTGCAAATGTTTCCAGATTAAACTAACTGCATTACAACTTACTTAGAAAGGCTCTTATCCCAAACTGCTAACTCAACATACTTATTTTAAAGACACAGACAGAATGCCAAAATGAGGTGAAGTTCTACCGTGAGTCCACTGGAGATACTAGAATAAATAAGATGCCATGCCATTCCTAGAATATTGCATCTCAAGCTTTATTCATCCGGGACAAATCAATTGTAATTGGGAAAAAACACTACAAAGCCTCttgtttaaaactttttcaaaatgcTATATACTGAATTACACAATGAAAGCGGGGTCATTTAGCTAGTGATATCATGACAGAAACCTCAAAGAGAGAGAATGCATAatctttttttttagaaaaagccATGCAAATCACCATCTAAAACTGAGTCAAATTCTGCAAATCCTAGAAACAGCAGAAATGACTCTGGTTCTAATTCTCCAATAATCAGCAAATAGAATAGAATACATTACATCACTGATAAATATAATTCCAAAGATTACCTTGTTCAAGTAGTTAATCTGTAAAAGACAACATCCTAACACGATCAGTGTAAAAAACCAGGTCTGAAAGTACTTGAATTGATTTGTGCCTTCAAATGTAAGCTTCAGAGCTATTCCTACTGCTTTCACGCTCATAACCTATAGTATGCAACAACAAAGAAACAACAATAATTTTGACCATGCTAAGTTTATATGGTCAACCATGACGCATGAGAGTTGAAGATAATTAGTACCGTAATTGAGCCTGTGAAAGAACATATTCCAATATATACTATCATATGGGTCTGTCCATAGCGTGGAACGCAATAGAAAATGAGAAAATTAACCACAATGATCATAGCACAAGTGTACAAAATAAAACCTGTTCATGAGAAAAGAGGGGTGGGGGGGCAACGTTAGCCACACATATATGAATTGCTTGGAAGGAACTAGAAACAAAGCAATTAACGGTGAAAGCATACCTGGCTCTGTAGCAAGCTCCCAAACTTCCTTGACAGAGTGAATGATTCTTTCATGTGGAGCATGCAAAACAATAGTTGTAGATCCAACCACACAAAGAGCACATCCAAGCACACCAAAGATGTGCAATCTCTCTTTCAAGATAAAGTGAGCTAGCACTGCACTGCATCATGATATGAGTTCGTAAATTTTTCCGGCATCCACATTTTTATTATTGAAGTAACAATATGCCTCTCCTAAAAGTTATGCTATGAAGAATACCATGTCTCTTACCTGAAAATGATACTTAAGGCTCCTAAAGGGGTTACAAGAATCGCAGGTGCAAATGCATAAGCTGCAAAATTGGCTATTTCCCCAACTATCACTGCAAAAATTTAGACATCTATACAGAATTAGTTGAAAAAATTCCCTAAGAGAAAAATAACTACAGAACACTAAGAGTTAAGATGGGAAATTTTCTAGATAAAAGGCCTCAGCTAAGTATATATCTAAAACATGATAGATTCATGTAAGGGATCTAAGATAGTGGTGATCACTTCAGAATAGATGCTTTATTCTTTTGTGACACTGAAAAATTTAACATGTGCCAATTATGTTTTTCCCTCTTCCGGTCTTCCCCCTTGCTTTTGAGAGTAAAAAAGGGGCAGTGTCATTTTACAATTGCTTATCAAAGAATTACGTGAACCTTAGTGCCAAAGAGGTTAAGAAAAGTCCAATAAtgtatttcctttttaattaaagaTATTTCAACTATTTGAAATGCTTATGAAGACCAAAGAAAGATGAAACTTATCATCAAGTAATACAGCACAACATGCAAACACAACTTGTGCCTGAGGAATGTTACAATAAAATTAGGTAGCTTATACACTAAACAAAAGGGGCTGGGTTTCAGCTTTCAATACAGTAAAGGAAACAACCAGGGAAAAAAATCACTTACTTGAGATCATTCCAATCCACCAAAACGGTTCAAGTAGGTATGAATGCCCTCCAGTGGCTGACCAAACCAAAACAATTTCATTGATATTAGATATATTGATCTGATCTAATAACATAGCAAAAAGTGACAGTGACAGATAAAAGATAACTTAGAGAGTATGCTGAATAGACAAGAGACAATTGCCGCATTCTAAGGTCAAGTATTTTCAATAACACAGATGATAGCATGATATGAAAATTTCAACAGAAGAAAAAATAGGGATAATTGATGATGAGATCTATATATGAACCTGCTCTTTTCCCTGTAGTGGCTGCTCTTCGAAGCCCCATCTTCTTGATTATGAAGCTAGAACCAATGAAAACGCTGGACGAAACGGCCAGAATAAGGCCAGTAACATTGTCCTTGGTTGCCTCCATATATCACAATAATCACAATAATATACTAAGAAGCAGCTACAACAGCTCGCTCAACAAATTCACCTTTAGCTATTGATCTATCATCATGAACAAAAAAGTCGCATATTACACATACATCTTAAATTAAGAAATCAAACAGGATCGAAATTCGAACGTGAATTCACACAAATCATGAATCATGACATGAAAAGCAGTAACTGGATAGAAATTACAAGATCCGTGCTAGCGAAGGTAACTACAGTTCTCGAATCAGATTAGTTGAATTCCCCGTAACAGGATCTAGGTACGAGTGAGTGACAGAGAAGAAACACGATGATATGAAGAGAGATACGTACCTTCGGAAACAAGTTGGTAATGGGAGCTAGAAGAGCATGATTCAGAAGAAGAGAACGTGGAATTGAAATGAGTCCGTTACGCATGCATCCCCTCAAGAAATAatgattttcaatttttaattattgttttttgaatttttgagatTTTAAGATCGTCCGCAACCCGCGTGTTCCAATGCGAAATTGTTATAACGTGTTGTTTCGCTGTATTGTGTGACACTCTTGTGTATATATATCTCCGAGTGTGAGAGCGAGTTTTGTTGATACATTGCCTCTCCACTTTCCACTCAAGTATGATACATTTAGAATCACAAGAACCTAAGCCAATGGCATTTGGACAGATACTAATTTGCGAAGACCACGGATACTTTATACTTCCACAATAATAATCTATCAATATTGGACATCTTCTCATGTGCATTgcccataatatatatatatatatatagagagagagagaggagtgaTAGGGCCAGCAGAATTTCAATTAGTtatcatcaatatttttaatagtgtgagatgaCATTTAATGGTGTaggattaattatttttcttttgatggttaagtgctgatcAGATTTTAACAAAAGTGCTTGTCTCGGTGCCTCCTAgattttttcatatgagcaatgttaggggccagcaactttggtattttgtaaccatcaattggccatcaataatgtttttaatggtgtgagattacatctaatgatgagaaatcactcacttttcttttgatgattaagtgctggtcagaaaacacaaaagttgttggcccctagacttttccttttcatatatatatatatatagaaaagtcTAGGATACACACGGTATTTTTCAGCTCAATAGGCCAATGATTAAATTCATCGTGAATCTGAATTCTATTTAAGAGTCTATTACtaactaaattaattatattttaatttgctaacgagttataactcaaatgtcATAATTTCTTTGTCATTATATTTTAATGTCATCTAAATGTTGGGGGTTCGAGACTCACTTTACTGGTTGCtgcatataaattattattggtcaattataaatttaattattttattataatgatTTCGATTGTTTTggtaattaattatttagttaaaaaatatTGGGGTTAATTTGGTAATTAAATTTTANNNNNNNNNNNNNNNNNNNNNNNNNNNNNNNNNNNNNNNNNNNNNNNNNNNNNNNNNNNNNNNNNNNNNNCAAGTAGTTAGAATTCAGGACATAATTAGCATCTTATTAGCGGTGAAATCAACaacacaagaaaattaaatcaacaaGATTTGAATCCGAGACATTGCTTAAAATGAGTTTATCTATTTATAGAGTTTATTGAATCCTAAGAAATTGGATTTGAACTAAACGGAATGATTGAAATAAAGATCTAGCACTCATTTTCCTTCTCGTCCACAAAATTTAAactccatatttttattttatttaaaaaaggaAGATACCAAACAAGAGAACTAAACAAAATGGTATTGTCATCCTTTTTAGGCTTCTTACTACTTCTTTTTCTGATTTCTCGTGTTCTTTTCTCCTTTTCCACCCTTTATTTATCAGCTTATGTGAAACCGAGACATGTGAATTGGTGAAGGAATCAAAACTAAACTGGAATTgacccaaaaaaaataaaaaaacaacaaTTAAATCCATTTTTGCTGAAACCTTGGACTGTATGTATCGTAAAAATGAATCATTCAGTATTGAAAACAAGCGCTCAAAGACTAAACACAACAAACTGCTAGTAATATCATGGACAGTAAAGAGGGTTAAGGGTTCatttggattttaattttcagTGTCCGTAAGGTTTTATTATTATGTAGGAAAAAAGTGAAacctaaaattaaatttttttactgatttttttcctacaattttttaaaaaaaatagaaaacgtTTACTTAAgttaaatagaatttaaaattttaacaatatACCACCACAttacttaaaaaatattttaagagtttaattttgatataataattttttaaattgtcTTTGTATTAtattgttatctaattatatatgGTTACATTAATTGATTAGATGATATAGCACATTTTATTTCGATATTGACTATACTACGtgtatattaaaatcagtcactaaaattaatcatcagtataaaatatatagcACATCTTATTTTGATATGTTATATGTACGATTAGAATCAgctattaaaattagtcactagtataaaatatatactaaaatataaatacacgttgaaaataaattaaatcatatatatatttatacataaatattttaatgactaatttttgtatacaaatagcatttttgtttcgatattattactttttttaaAGAGTTGTATAAGAAANNNNNNNNNNNNNNNNNNNNNNNNNNNNNNNNNNNNNNNNNNNNNNNNNNNNNNNNNNNNNNNNNNNNNNNNNNNNNNNNNNNNNNNNNNNNNNNNNNNNNNNNNNNNNNNNNNNNNNNNNNNNNNNNNNNNNNNNNNNNNNNNNNNNNNNNNNNNNNNNNNNNNNNNNNNNNNNNNNNNNNNNNNNNNNNNNNNNNNNNNNNNNNNNNNNNNNNNNNNNNNNNNNNNNNNNNNNNNNNNNNNNNNNNNNNNNNNNNNNNNNNNNNNNNNNNNNNNNNNNNNNNNNNNNNNNNNNNNNNNNNNNNNNNNNNNNNNNNNNNNNNNNNNNNNNNNNNNNNNNNNNNNNNNNNNNNNNNNNNNNNNNNNNNNNNNNNNNNNNNNNNNNNNNNNNNNNNNNNNNNNNNNNNNNNNNNNNNNNNNNNNNNNNNNNNNNNNNNNNNNNNNNNNNNNNNNNNNNNNTATAATATATTatggtttttttttattaattttacttaatttataaaatgaaaaataattgttaataatttttttaaaaaaaatgtcctTAATCATAATCAAATGTATGAAcaaagttgttttttttttattttattttttgtgtggACCGCACTATGCAACGTTTGAAGTGTAGCAAGGAGCCAAGGATCTAGactttaatataaaattatgaacGCAATAACAATGTTCTGAAAAATACACTAAAATCTCATGctatcttaattttaaaaaaataagaaaaactatgGAACACTAGAATTATACGATATAATTCTGATTGTGTTACTAAATAATGTAAATTATGAAAAGCAAAATCAAAAGTCAAAAGCTCTAAAAGACACAACGTAACTATGCAAGCAACTGAACAAATATATTCTTTAGTCATATTCTCCGAACCTTAACAAGATGGATCGACTCACTCTAAAATCAAAACCTGAGTTAAATTATAGACTGGTCTTTGAATTTGCaattaaatcttaattttatctcttaatttataattatgttttttttttttaaatttaacaaaagtGATTCAcggttatttttaaaatattttttaacgaATATTCGTGATCAAAATAATGATATATAGAAGAAAATCACGACAGATAACCAACAGTTATgttatataataattttaaatttttaactcaatttaattttcattaTTGATTTATAACCCTAATCTCAACTTAAGTTCTAAAAACTATCGTTTACTATTAGAAATTACTTTCCTTCTCTTCCGTTGTTGTTACGGACGTTTGGAAAGAGGGATGATAGATTGAGACAACAATGTTGTTGGTAGCTCCAACAACTGACGCTCTTAAGAAAATTGTGGGAGAAAAAGCACTAGAAATAGTCACGAATGACTACTAAAGAGATGTGAATGTAACAATCAACTCATACCCAAATGGTCAAGAACATATGTGAATCTAGGGAGATTATGTTATAAATGTCCAAACTAAAATGTAAGTGCCTTTTGTTAATTTATGAAGTCGATCTCGTTGCTATTTTAATATGTAACATTTTTTTCCATGACCCTGTAAAGTATTTGTAGAGTGTTGATAAGAGTTGGTGTGATCTTTTTTTTTACTGACAAGAGAAAGAAAAACTAAATGGTAGAGTAAATCTTGAATTTGAAATAGAAGAATAGATACTGAAATTTTTCTGAAAAATTGAAAGTTTGAAATCTGAAGATAGAATTGTAACGATCcgcatttttaaaaattttaaattgaaaaaggttttaatttattttaataatttggactccttatttttagaaaataacttattaaaaataatttaattaagtttttatttaaattttattttataaaaaagNNNNNNNNTTCATTCATTTGATAACAAAGACAGAAGCAGAGACTGAGAGAGCTTGAGAGAGAGACACATAGAGACCGAGCAACGTAAGATGAGGGAGGAGAATGAGATGCTTTTCCACGACGTTGCATCTCACTGCCGTTGCCGAAGCTCCATCACCACCGTTAACTCCGATTAGggcagagaggaagaagaagaagaatgaaagggAGAGATTGATGGAGAGGAGGGTGACAGCCGTTTTTGGGTACAAGATGACAAATATAGGttaataagaattaatctaataACCAAAGCTGATATGAAATAagggataaataaaaagatagggattgaaattgaaataaaataataaaaaaaaagggttgaaattgaatacaaaaagAATTACTCTATCTTCTactaaatttttttatgcaataaaAAAAGACTTCTCAATCTAACTTATCCAAACCAtagtttaaaaattaaatcaaaaggaATCACGCAGCCTTCTACCCAATTTTCTGATATAATAAGGGAGAGACTCACTCAACCTCACTTATCTACACTATGATTTCATCACCAAACCAAAAAGTATTTTGAAACTCTTTTCATCTCTCTATAGCGGCTATAATAGATTAATAGTTTTGGTTTTATGAGGTATTTATAGCatcttattagattaaaataaaaaattctaaatttattaatataaagtctaatctaataattaaataaacaaagttaaaatacctgaaattaaatTAACATTCTAATATTTAAACATATAAACTAATAACTACTAAATAATACTTAAACTCTTCATATCATATTAAAAGAGTACTCAACTCATCACgtttcttttaataaaataaagagtAAAGTGAGAATTAGGTCCCTGAGGATTTCGCGTTCAGACAAGTTAGACCCtgaagaaaaaaaagtaacaatTAGATCCCCCAGAATATGAGACGTTGGACACAATATATCCATTCGTCAGTCCATGTAACAAAACGGAACGGAGTTGCTTTGCTGTCCCGTTACGTGAACTGATGTGTGCGTTTCTGCCACATCTGCAGTAGGACGACATCGTTTTataaattttcttcttttatatttGTTTCACTTTGTTCTTAACCTTCAGTTACCCTCTGTTATTACCTATTAACCCTAAAGAGAAGCTAAGGTCAAAGAGTCTTGGCTCTGCAGTAACAAAAGTCACAATTCTTCTTCAATGTACCAGCAAGGAAGAAGACGTCATCAAAGAAACCGGTATTAGCGGAGACATCCTCGAGTCAGGTAAAAAATGGTGATGCTTTTGTCAGCTAGTGTATCCCTTTGTCAGTTACTTTTATGGTGGTCCCCTCGTTTGAAACAAATTGTTTAATCTTCTGCAAAGTATGGTGATCCCATAGTTTTCAACTTGTTTGCATGACACATTTTGCCACATTTAGAATTATTTATGCATTTTTTGTTACTTTTTGGGGGGCTTCTGTTTATTTGTATATAATTGCTGAAACTAATGATTAACAAAAAGACTAGTATCACTTTATGTCATAATTAAAAAAAGACATACATATTCCTGATTCGTTAGTTAACTGTTGTCCCAATTGATTCAAATAATAATTGTGTTTATACTTAACAGATGGAGAAATTTGCTATTCATGTATTCAACCATGAGAAAAAATTTGTGAGGAACAAACAGGGAGAGTTGAGTTACCGGGATGGTTTAGTTGAGAGGTTTCCAGAGATAGATCTGGATCTTATGAACTTCTTTGACTTGAAGGAATTGTTCAAGAGCTTGGGTTACGATGATTACAAAGCAATGATGTGGTTTGATTTGAATGCTGCTAATTTTAAAGCCGGTTTACATCCTATCTTTGGAGATTTAGAGATCAATGCTTTAAGGGAGCACAAAATACAAAACAAGGAGTGTGAGCAGTTCTATATATATTTTGAGCATCATATTCTTGGTGGTGAAGATACTATAGGGTGTGATGAAGTTGGTGATTCTCCTATTTCTGATGATGACAGTAATGATAATGGTTACGAGAGCGCTGAAGATGAGCTGTATAAGCCCCCACCTCCAGGTTTTAACCAATCAGACACTAAT contains the following coding sequences:
- the LOC107629436 gene encoding probable magnesium transporter NIPA1 isoform X2, translated to MEATKDNVTGLILAVSSSVFIGSSFIIKKMGLRRAATTGKRAATGGHSYLLEPFWWIGMISMIVGEIANFAAYAFAPAILVTPLGALSIIFSAVLAHFILKERLHIFGVLGCALCVVGSTTIVLHAPHERIIHSVKEVWELATEPGFILYTCAMIIVVNFLIFYCVPRYGQTHMIVYIGICSFTGSITVMSVKAVGIALKLTFEGTNQFKYFQTWFFTLIVLGCCLLQINYLNKDWASQNASQIATEMCGFVTILSGTFLLHKTKDMGEKPVLPPPVFITPEHTRNDSEAI
- the LOC107629436 gene encoding probable magnesium transporter NIPA1 isoform X1, encoding MEATKDNVTGLILAVSSSVFIGSSFIIKKMGLRRAATTGKRAATGGHSYLLEPFWWIGMISMIVGEIANFAAYAFAPAILVTPLGALSIIFSAVLAHFILKERLHIFGVLGCALCVVGSTTIVLHAPHERIIHSVKEVWELATEPGFILYTCAMIIVVNFLIFYCVPRYGQTHMIVYIGICSFTGSITVMSVKAVGIALKLTFEGTNQFKYFQTWFFTLIVLGCCLLQINYLNKALDTFNTAVVSPVYYVMFTTFTIFASMIMFKDWASQNASQIATEMCGFVTILSGTFLLHKTKDMGEKPVLPPPVFITPEHTRNDSEAI